From the genome of Clostridium sp. BNL1100, one region includes:
- a CDS encoding ASKHA domain-containing protein, which yields MFSVTVRNNGNTKVYTANNGKNLFELLREKGFCIDSPCNGNGTCGKCRVKLIQGSNSPAKAEEIKLLGLKALEDGYRLACRYHILSDIEILIDSNDLPASIATESIQLNTEFNPLVTKVYSVLEKPSLDNSVSDFIRVMNGSYNDNPLEINDLGLLRNIPDVIRKNNFEITLVKNSWDIIAVESGNTTNTLYGVAVDIGTTTIAAYLVDLTTGKKVSVTSLLNPQKAFGADVISRISYTMENEHGLEQLNSLLVQSLNVCITILCKQAGILPTDVYVITFAGNTTMLHLLLKVNPSNIAYAPFVPAFTSTVKVKASELPLNINPNGTAYILPGVSAYVGADTVGAVLAVGMHQQTSASLLIDIGTNGEIVLGDKSGMYACSAAAGPAFEGANIKNGMGSVNGAINSVSLKHGITYTTIGHTKPMGLCGTGVVGLIAELLEVGIVDETGRIDMSWEPESPDQESLCGRIVSVDGVNAFVLCKAHETLSGSEILLTQRDIREIQNAKAAIAAGIRVLVKNAGIVFEDIKQVYLAGGFGSYINIDSALKIGLIPRELEGRIVSVGNAAAQGAIDVLNNKSLLSSAQEISKSINYTELSNSKDFNDYYVDCMTFEEI from the coding sequence ATGTTTAGTGTAACGGTCAGAAATAACGGCAATACAAAAGTATATACAGCAAACAACGGCAAAAATTTATTTGAGCTGCTCCGGGAAAAGGGTTTTTGTATTGATTCGCCCTGCAACGGGAATGGTACTTGCGGTAAATGCAGAGTAAAGCTTATCCAAGGCTCTAACAGTCCGGCTAAAGCCGAAGAAATAAAACTCCTTGGGCTTAAAGCTCTGGAAGACGGCTACAGATTGGCTTGCCGGTACCATATTCTATCAGATATTGAAATTCTAATAGACAGTAATGACCTTCCTGCAAGTATAGCTACAGAAAGCATACAGCTAAATACTGAATTTAATCCACTGGTCACAAAGGTTTATAGCGTTCTTGAAAAACCTTCACTTGATAATTCTGTCTCTGATTTTATCAGAGTAATGAATGGGAGCTATAATGATAATCCCCTCGAGATAAATGATTTGGGACTTTTAAGAAATATTCCTGATGTTATAAGAAAAAATAATTTTGAAATAACCCTTGTAAAAAACTCATGGGATATAATCGCAGTGGAATCAGGAAATACTACAAATACCCTGTACGGAGTGGCTGTAGATATCGGAACAACCACCATTGCAGCCTACTTGGTAGACTTGACTACCGGTAAAAAAGTCTCAGTTACTTCCCTTCTGAATCCCCAAAAGGCATTCGGGGCAGATGTAATATCACGTATCAGCTATACCATGGAAAATGAACATGGATTGGAACAGCTGAATAGCTTGCTTGTTCAATCACTAAACGTATGTATTACGATTTTATGTAAACAAGCAGGAATTTTGCCAACTGATGTTTACGTAATAACTTTTGCAGGAAATACCACTATGCTTCATCTGCTACTTAAAGTAAATCCGTCAAACATTGCCTATGCACCATTTGTTCCGGCTTTCACCTCCACTGTAAAGGTAAAGGCCAGTGAATTACCCCTGAATATCAACCCTAATGGTACAGCATATATTCTGCCCGGAGTATCTGCGTATGTGGGTGCAGATACCGTGGGAGCAGTACTGGCTGTTGGTATGCACCAGCAGACTTCTGCTTCACTACTCATTGATATAGGAACCAACGGAGAAATTGTTCTTGGAGACAAAAGCGGTATGTACGCCTGTTCAGCGGCAGCAGGTCCTGCTTTTGAAGGAGCGAATATAAAAAATGGGATGGGGAGTGTGAATGGTGCCATTAACAGCGTGTCTTTAAAACATGGAATCACCTACACCACCATTGGGCACACAAAACCAATGGGCTTATGCGGTACAGGTGTTGTTGGCCTGATTGCAGAGCTTCTTGAAGTTGGGATAGTTGACGAAACCGGAAGAATTGATATGTCATGGGAGCCGGAATCTCCAGATCAGGAATCTCTTTGTGGCAGAATAGTTTCCGTGGACGGAGTTAATGCTTTTGTACTTTGCAAAGCCCATGAAACCCTTTCCGGGAGTGAAATACTTCTTACACAGCGTGATATCCGTGAAATTCAGAATGCTAAAGCTGCTATAGCCGCTGGAATAAGAGTACTTGTCAAAAATGCCGGCATAGTTTTTGAAGATATTAAGCAGGTGTATTTGGCAGGGGGCTTCGGAAGCTATATTAATATTGACAGTGCATTAAAAATCGGCCTTATCCCGAGAGAACTGGAAGGCCGAATAGTATCCGTCGGAAATGCCGCAGCTCAGGGAGCCATAGATGTTCTTAACAACAAGTCCCTACTGTCTTCGGCACAGGAAATAAGTAAATCCATTAATTATACAGAGCTTTCCAACAGTAAGGATTTTAATGATTACTATGTAGACTGTATGACCTTTGAGGAAATATAA
- a CDS encoding ABC transporter ATP-binding protein, producing the protein MESIIEIQNLNYEINSKKILDNICLNVKKGELVGLIGPNGAGKTTLLKCLNGIYKAEGTVKVNGLFINQMSNKSLAEKIALMHQNTQIGFPFPAREVVLMGRYPYLKRMQRESKEDYKIARKNMEYTDTEKLEDCAINEMSGGERQRVLFAKTLTQETDIILLDEPTASLDITYQEQIFKYSRELSEQGKTVLAAIHDLKIAAKYCTRLVLMNDGRIVADGSPEEVLTSLNLSRVYGVNALVYKNRITGLLDIYIHKVNEKNKSVRFHVIGGGGTAGSVLRQLYEQGYYISAGVFFQGDSDIASAEVFGIDYLMEKPFSSISDELFNENLEYVKNSHTTILCNMPLGFQNIRNLEAAEQAEKLVIIEDDLPETRDFTGGKATEIYNRLKRKAVAVINSSRLHEVL; encoded by the coding sequence ATGGAGAGTATTATTGAAATTCAAAACCTCAATTATGAGATTAACAGTAAAAAAATTCTTGATAATATTTGTCTGAATGTAAAAAAAGGAGAGCTGGTTGGTCTCATAGGCCCTAACGGTGCAGGTAAAACCACACTGCTTAAATGTCTTAACGGTATTTATAAGGCAGAAGGTACTGTAAAGGTCAACGGATTATTTATAAACCAGATGAGTAACAAAAGCCTTGCCGAAAAGATAGCTCTAATGCATCAGAATACTCAGATAGGTTTCCCGTTCCCTGCAAGAGAAGTAGTACTTATGGGAAGGTATCCTTATCTTAAGAGGATGCAAAGAGAGAGTAAAGAGGATTATAAGATTGCAAGAAAAAACATGGAGTATACTGATACTGAAAAGCTGGAAGATTGTGCAATAAACGAAATGTCAGGAGGCGAAAGGCAGAGAGTACTTTTTGCAAAAACCTTGACTCAGGAAACAGATATCATACTTCTTGATGAGCCTACCGCAAGTCTGGATATTACTTATCAGGAACAAATATTCAAATATTCAAGAGAACTGTCTGAACAGGGAAAAACCGTATTAGCTGCAATCCATGACCTGAAAATTGCAGCAAAATACTGTACAAGGCTTGTTCTCATGAATGATGGACGGATTGTAGCAGACGGAAGTCCGGAGGAGGTTCTTACGTCCCTGAACTTGTCACGTGTTTATGGTGTAAATGCACTGGTTTACAAAAACAGAATAACAGGCTTGCTGGATATTTACATACATAAGGTTAATGAAAAAAACAAATCCGTAAGGTTTCATGTAATAGGCGGAGGGGGAACAGCCGGAAGCGTATTAAGACAGCTTTACGAACAAGGGTATTATATATCTGCGGGGGTTTTTTTTCAGGGGGACAGTGATATAGCATCGGCAGAGGTGTTCGGGATAGATTACCTTATGGAAAAGCCTTTCTCCAGTATTTCTGATGAACTTTTCAACGAGAATCTTGAATATGTAAAGAACTCTCATACAACAATACTCTGCAATATGCCCCTTGGATTTCAAAATATTAGGAATCTGGAGGCTGCAGAACAGGCAGAGAAGCTTGTTATAATAGAGGACGACCTGCCTGAGACCAGAGACTTTACAGGCGGGAAAGCTACAGAAATATATAACCGCCTTAAAAGAAAGGCGGTTGCAGTAATAAATTCCTCCAGACTGCATGAGGTGCTTTAG
- a CDS encoding iron ABC transporter permease, which translates to MKNRKIKKNLTNIGFIPAMLVLLLLVMVAGTAIGAVNVPFFDTFKIILKNIGILKHATFAEGQEPIIFLVRFPRVLVAALAGTALASSGAVMQGMFRNPMADPGLLGISSGSGLGAVLAIKLGLTAVSMYFMPLFAFTGAFIAIFVIYLLSYQKGKVPVLTLMLSGIAVSTFIGAITNIILTLSYDYQVKEFLFWSTGGLDGRRWEHVQLVLIPIILSVILMFVFSRDLNVLMLGEEEAKSVGLSSGKIRTVLLVLVSIATASAVCVSGAISFVGLIVPHIMRLLVGPNYKKLLPASSIGGAIFLVACDLVSRVVAIPYEIGVGIITALLGAPYFLYLLLRSKKEGGAVI; encoded by the coding sequence ATGAAAAATAGAAAAATCAAAAAAAACCTGACAAATATCGGGTTTATACCGGCAATGCTGGTTCTTCTACTGCTTGTAATGGTTGCAGGAACAGCAATAGGGGCTGTAAACGTACCTTTTTTTGATACCTTTAAAATCATTCTTAAAAATATTGGTATTTTAAAACATGCAACATTTGCTGAAGGACAGGAACCTATAATTTTTCTTGTAAGGTTCCCAAGAGTGCTGGTAGCTGCACTTGCAGGGACAGCCCTTGCCTCATCCGGGGCAGTTATGCAGGGAATGTTCAGAAATCCTATGGCAGACCCGGGATTGCTGGGAATATCCAGCGGTTCCGGATTGGGAGCGGTTCTGGCTATAAAGCTGGGGTTAACTGCCGTAAGCATGTATTTTATGCCACTGTTTGCATTTACGGGAGCATTTATTGCAATATTTGTAATTTACCTGCTGTCCTACCAGAAAGGGAAAGTACCCGTACTTACACTGATGCTTTCGGGAATTGCGGTAAGTACTTTTATAGGGGCAATAACCAATATTATCTTAACTCTGTCCTATGATTATCAGGTTAAAGAGTTTCTTTTCTGGTCCACGGGAGGCCTTGACGGCAGACGTTGGGAACACGTACAGCTGGTGCTTATTCCAATAATTTTAAGTGTTATACTTATGTTTGTTTTTTCAAGGGACTTGAATGTTCTTATGTTGGGGGAAGAGGAAGCGAAGTCTGTAGGATTAAGTTCAGGTAAAATAAGAACAGTATTACTGGTGTTAGTTTCCATCGCTACAGCCAGTGCGGTTTGTGTCAGTGGAGCCATAAGTTTTGTAGGTCTGATTGTTCCCCATATAATGAGACTTCTGGTTGGGCCCAATTATAAAAAGCTGCTGCCTGCCAGCAGTATTGGAGGGGCTATTTTCCTTGTGGCTTGTGATCTTGTATCGCGTGTTGTGGCCATTCCATATGAGATTGGAGTAGGAATAATAACAGCGTTGTTGGGAGCTCCTTATTTCCTTTACCTTTTACTAAGAAGCAAAAAGGAAGGAGGAGCGGTAATCTGA
- a CDS encoding ABC transporter substrate-binding protein has protein sequence MKRNLKILSLILALIFATGILGACASNTNQQASETTQAIDTSVTSTKTETYPLALEDSKGTKVTLKAKPAKIVSMPLGTCEMLMSLVDKSRIAAMTYYVDDAKVSNIADEAKGVGKRTESNAEKIIALQPDLVLMDNLADANVIKQLRDANITVFMLNTPSNIDQVKDNLKLLGKIVGEAAKAQDLIKWMDQKLKAVSDRIELMTDDQKQTVLDYSEMSTTSGKGTNFDDIVTRAGLINPVSKDGLEGWPELSKEMIIKYNPQIIILPSWYYDAKVNFYTLNEKIKGDKALADIKAVKNNKIISVPYNHISSTSQYAVLAVEDIAMVAYPGLFK, from the coding sequence ATGAAAAGGAATTTAAAAATCTTATCTTTAATACTCGCATTGATTTTTGCAACCGGAATCCTTGGAGCATGTGCCAGTAATACAAACCAGCAGGCGTCTGAAACAACTCAGGCAATTGATACATCGGTGACAAGTACTAAAACAGAAACATACCCTCTGGCATTGGAGGATTCAAAGGGTACAAAGGTAACTCTAAAGGCCAAGCCGGCTAAAATAGTAAGTATGCCTCTTGGAACCTGTGAAATGCTTATGTCGCTTGTAGACAAAAGCAGAATTGCGGCTATGACTTATTATGTGGACGATGCTAAAGTTTCAAACATTGCTGATGAGGCTAAAGGAGTAGGTAAGAGAACCGAGTCCAATGCGGAAAAAATAATTGCATTGCAGCCTGATCTTGTTCTTATGGATAATCTGGCAGATGCGAATGTTATTAAACAGCTCAGAGATGCAAATATAACCGTATTTATGCTGAATACTCCCTCAAATATTGATCAGGTGAAAGATAACCTTAAATTGTTAGGAAAAATTGTAGGTGAGGCTGCCAAAGCACAGGATTTAATTAAATGGATGGATCAGAAGCTAAAAGCTGTATCAGATAGAATTGAACTAATGACTGATGACCAGAAACAAACGGTACTTGATTACAGTGAAATGAGTACCACGAGCGGTAAGGGAACAAATTTTGATGATATTGTTACAAGAGCAGGCCTTATAAACCCAGTATCGAAGGATGGTCTTGAAGGATGGCCTGAATTGTCCAAGGAAATGATAATAAAGTATAACCCCCAAATTATTATTCTGCCGTCATGGTACTATGACGCTAAAGTTAACTTTTATACTTTGAATGAGAAGATAAAGGGTGATAAGGCACTGGCTGATATAAAAGCAGTAAAGAATAATAAAATCATTTCAGTACCATATAATCATATTTCATCAACATCACAATACGCTGTACTGGCAGTAGAGGATATTGCAATGGTTGCCTATCCGGGACTGTTTAAATAA
- a CDS encoding phosphopentomutase: MTNIDRVIMIVLDSVGIGELPDAGEYGDKGSNTLGNIVKVCNGINLPNLSRLGMGKIDGVDYLSIPEHVTGSYGRMAEVSKGKDTITGHWEIAGLQLEYPFPTYPDGFPKEVLDEFVKLTGRGVLGNCAASGTEIIKEYGEEHMKTGKLIVYTSADSVFQIAAHEEVVPLEDLYRICGIAREMLQGEHMVGRVIARPFIGEPGNFTRTPNRRDFSAEPTSDTVLDILNKKGLDVIAVGKIEDIFSKKGVTVAEHTKNNMDGVDITLKFMGQESKGLIFTNLVDFDMVFGHRNNPEGYKQALEEFDNRLPEILSAMKDNDMLIITADHGCDPTTPSTDHSREHVPVIIYGKGIREDINLGTRKTFADIACTIAEVFNAENKFPGQSFLREIIKY; this comes from the coding sequence ATGACAAATATAGATAGAGTAATTATGATTGTCCTTGACAGTGTAGGAATAGGTGAGCTTCCGGATGCCGGCGAATACGGTGATAAAGGAAGCAATACATTGGGAAATATCGTGAAAGTTTGCAATGGAATAAACCTTCCCAACCTTAGCCGGCTTGGAATGGGAAAGATAGATGGAGTAGACTATCTTTCCATACCCGAACATGTTACAGGGAGCTATGGTCGAATGGCGGAGGTTTCTAAAGGAAAGGATACTATAACAGGACATTGGGAAATTGCAGGACTTCAGCTTGAATACCCGTTTCCCACATATCCTGACGGTTTTCCAAAGGAAGTCCTTGATGAGTTTGTAAAGCTTACCGGAAGAGGTGTTCTGGGAAACTGTGCCGCATCGGGAACTGAAATAATCAAGGAGTACGGCGAGGAACACATGAAAACGGGAAAACTCATAGTTTATACGTCTGCGGACAGTGTTTTTCAAATAGCAGCCCATGAAGAAGTCGTTCCTCTGGAAGATTTGTACCGTATTTGCGGTATAGCGAGGGAGATGCTGCAAGGGGAACATATGGTTGGACGTGTTATTGCCAGGCCGTTTATAGGTGAACCGGGCAACTTTACAAGAACACCGAACAGAAGGGATTTTTCTGCCGAGCCTACATCAGACACTGTTTTGGATATTCTGAATAAAAAGGGCCTGGATGTTATTGCGGTAGGAAAGATTGAAGACATATTTTCAAAAAAAGGAGTTACTGTTGCTGAACATACAAAAAACAACATGGATGGTGTTGACATTACATTAAAATTTATGGGTCAAGAGAGCAAAGGCCTGATTTTTACAAATCTTGTAGATTTTGATATGGTATTCGGACACAGAAATAATCCGGAAGGTTATAAACAGGCTTTAGAGGAATTCGATAACAGATTACCTGAAATTTTGTCTGCCATGAAAGATAACGATATGTTGATAATTACAGCGGATCACGGCTGTGACCCGACTACTCCAAGTACTGACCATTCAAGGGAACATGTACCTGTAATTATCTATGGTAAGGGTATACGAGAGGATATAAATCTTGGAACAAGAAAAACCTTTGCTGATATAGCCTGCACCATTGCAGAGGTATTTAATGCAGAGAACAAATTCCCTGGACAAAGCTTTTTAAGGGAGATTATCAAATATTAA
- a CDS encoding CapA family protein has product MMRTKMIIFKRTFYVLCIMCFLLLVSTTIILAIGGLNTDQINSAAPKPPAQSSFTGSSESSANTSDTPKPPSTPPPPQTITISAVGDIMLHQGNLNSAYDSKSRRYDFNGFFEFVKPYLSSSDLTIANFETVTAGAGIKYRSFPLFNSPDSILPALSGSGVDILSTANNHCLDWGINGLTRTIQKIREYKMVNIGSSVNGKDKYVIKDVKGIKIAILSYSQFFNGHEAKLSSSDKSKYLSILNESKIQNDIKEVKAKGVDTVITVLHWGNEYIRTPSTYQTNLSKKVLSWGADIILGSHPHVIQKSEIVKVNGKNKFIIYSMGNFISGYRRTDKAKRINKVYTEDGVIVTLKLNKDTKGGINIKDVTYIPTWVDMYSSKNKPVYKILPVPTPDVKAPYINSRNKSYVKQSYNNTMSIMAKFNSK; this is encoded by the coding sequence ATGATGAGAACAAAGATGATTATCTTCAAACGCACTTTTTACGTATTGTGTATTATGTGCTTTCTGCTTTTAGTCAGCACAACAATAATACTTGCAATAGGTGGTCTCAATACAGACCAGATAAATTCTGCGGCACCAAAGCCCCCTGCTCAAAGCAGTTTTACGGGTTCATCAGAGAGCTCTGCGAATACATCGGATACACCCAAACCGCCAAGCACTCCTCCGCCCCCTCAGACAATAACAATATCAGCCGTGGGAGATATTATGCTGCATCAGGGAAATCTCAATAGTGCATATGATTCTAAAAGCAGGAGATATGACTTCAACGGCTTTTTTGAATTCGTTAAGCCGTATTTGAGTTCATCTGACCTGACAATAGCTAATTTTGAAACGGTTACAGCCGGTGCAGGTATCAAGTATAGAAGTTTTCCTCTTTTTAACTCCCCTGACAGCATACTTCCTGCTTTGTCGGGATCAGGAGTTGATATACTCTCTACGGCAAATAACCATTGTCTTGACTGGGGTATCAACGGTCTTACAAGAACTATTCAAAAAATCAGAGAATATAAAATGGTGAACATAGGAAGCTCTGTCAATGGTAAAGACAAATATGTTATTAAAGATGTAAAGGGTATTAAAATAGCTATTCTAAGCTATTCTCAGTTTTTTAACGGCCATGAAGCAAAGTTAAGCAGCAGTGATAAATCTAAATATCTTAGTATATTAAACGAATCCAAGATTCAAAATGATATAAAAGAAGTAAAGGCAAAGGGAGTTGATACAGTTATAACTGTCCTCCATTGGGGAAATGAATATATTCGTACACCAAGTACCTATCAGACAAATTTGTCCAAAAAGGTTCTGTCATGGGGAGCTGATATAATACTTGGTTCCCATCCCCACGTTATACAAAAATCGGAAATAGTAAAAGTAAACGGCAAAAATAAGTTTATTATTTATTCCATGGGTAATTTTATATCCGGCTACAGACGTACAGATAAAGCAAAACGAATTAATAAAGTTTATACCGAGGATGGAGTTATCGTCACCCTCAAACTTAATAAAGATACTAAAGGCGGCATAAATATTAAAGATGTGACTTATATACCGACATGGGTTGATATGTATTCTTCAAAGAATAAGCCTGTTTATAAAATACTTCCCGTTCCTACACCTGATGTAAAAGCTCCTTATATAAACAGCAGAAATAAGTCCTATGTAAAGCAGTCATATAATAATACCATGAGTATAATGGCAAAATTCAATAGTAAATAA
- a CDS encoding LTA synthase family protein has protein sequence MISASHFANPISIQLLVVFIDVPVALYIFFKCFKREVKSTRLPFLRNAIIGLSAVILIVIEIFNFANGQSVVQFMDDRYSGETRIVERYGTVANGIVNIVQNNTEEKLIKQINYGKSISSPSSVTTSKSTSQQPNYVVIQVESMDSNIVKQKYKGSYVMPYLSSLMDNSVYYPYTLSYHKGGGTSDAEFSVINSVETLDSFPAIKLSSYSYPNSVVSKLAKASYNTMAFHGNVGTFYNRNIAFSKMGFKKFYDISSMNYDDEGWGAPDDKVFSFAFEKIEKSTTPFYTHVITMTSHGPFESARHYYNNKAYDDIENEIVQNYYNSFSYVDKSIKDFVEKIQAKYSNTYIVIYGDHTPNVNSQDFAQASFIEGDKYFEFVPMFLLTPDHKKYKEDSVVASFLDVSPTILATSKLSYNVKTDGRSLLDTETLPSNIPFKGGSFDRSWLYNTISNHKYVEEEPLWRKYLPSFISSSLIERHK, from the coding sequence ATGATTTCAGCTTCCCACTTTGCCAACCCAATAAGCATTCAGCTGTTGGTAGTTTTTATTGATGTTCCGGTAGCTCTATATATTTTCTTCAAATGTTTCAAACGGGAAGTCAAAAGTACAAGGCTGCCTTTTTTGCGCAATGCTATTATTGGTTTATCGGCAGTAATTCTTATAGTAATTGAGATATTTAACTTTGCAAACGGCCAGTCTGTGGTACAGTTCATGGATGACAGATATTCCGGAGAAACACGGATAGTTGAAAGGTACGGTACTGTTGCAAACGGAATAGTTAATATAGTTCAAAATAACACGGAAGAAAAGCTGATTAAACAAATTAATTACGGTAAAAGCATTTCTTCCCCCAGTTCTGTAACTACTTCAAAAAGTACCTCACAGCAGCCGAATTATGTAGTAATACAAGTTGAGTCAATGGATTCAAATATTGTTAAGCAAAAATATAAAGGCTCCTATGTTATGCCTTACCTTAGCTCATTGATGGATAACAGCGTTTATTATCCGTACACCCTCAGCTATCATAAGGGTGGAGGTACATCAGACGCTGAATTTTCAGTTATAAACAGTGTTGAAACCCTTGATTCTTTCCCGGCAATCAAGCTGTCATCATACAGCTACCCCAATTCAGTTGTCTCCAAACTTGCAAAGGCCTCATATAACACTATGGCTTTTCATGGCAACGTGGGAACATTTTATAACAGAAATATAGCTTTTTCAAAAATGGGCTTTAAAAAGTTCTATGACATAAGCTCAATGAACTACGATGACGAGGGCTGGGGAGCACCGGATGACAAGGTCTTCTCATTTGCTTTTGAAAAAATTGAGAAAAGTACAACTCCTTTTTATACACATGTTATAACAATGACAAGTCACGGCCCCTTTGAAAGTGCCAGACATTATTATAATAACAAGGCTTACGACGATATAGAAAATGAAATTGTCCAGAACTATTATAATTCCTTTAGTTATGTTGATAAATCAATAAAGGATTTCGTAGAGAAGATTCAGGCAAAATACAGCAACACTTATATAGTAATTTATGGTGACCATACTCCCAATGTCAACTCACAGGATTTTGCTCAGGCTTCGTTTATAGAGGGCGACAAATATTTTGAGTTTGTTCCCATGTTTTTGCTTACACCTGACCACAAGAAGTACAAGGAAGATTCTGTTGTAGCATCCTTCCTTGACGTTTCTCCAACCATATTGGCAACATCCAAGCTGTCATATAACGTTAAAACTGATGGAAGAAGCCTGTTGGATACTGAAACCCTACCTTCAAACATACCTTTTAAGGGCGGTTCCTTTGACCGCAGCTGGTTGTATAATACAATATCTAACCATAAGTATGTGGAAGAAGAACCTTTGTGGCGAAAATACCTGCCATCCTTTATTTCTTCAAGCCTTATTGAACGACATAAATAA
- a CDS encoding nucleoid-associated protein, whose protein sequence is MEYSIHINTAVLHILDTSVNFPVLSDKEIELSGELADFLEKHISKTFEDTNLKNAQFTGEVNTVRDMCNALKEDSGCFMEVTRAIGAMTFDFMLKNIDIAPGDLICCHFLASNEPYLGLLKLNYKTGFTHYVSQMEEGAVNTIIRHKTLLPSDGQKVDEAVLISLETGEIKLIEKAYEINGTKEFYMSNYLINCTTDLSDNQKLKIIDKVTQKISKKYYDEDFDKVAKLKKVVSEGLEEKNEIRVDEIAQEVFETNLAVREEYIQEIQKAGLTEEAITVPEKLAEKKFKTHKIKTDTGIEINFPLSYYDNRDMIEFANNPDGSISIIIKNVGKIINKR, encoded by the coding sequence ATGGAATACAGTATTCATATAAACACAGCTGTCCTGCATATTTTAGACACCAGCGTAAACTTTCCCGTACTTTCTGATAAGGAAATTGAGCTAAGCGGAGAATTGGCAGATTTTTTAGAAAAGCATATTTCCAAAACCTTTGAGGATACAAATTTGAAAAATGCTCAGTTTACAGGTGAAGTAAACACAGTACGGGATATGTGCAATGCACTTAAAGAGGATTCGGGCTGTTTTATGGAAGTAACCAGGGCCATTGGAGCAATGACTTTTGATTTTATGCTTAAAAATATTGATATAGCTCCCGGGGACCTTATATGCTGTCATTTTCTTGCAAGCAATGAACCATATCTGGGACTATTGAAACTGAACTATAAAACAGGATTTACCCATTACGTAAGCCAGATGGAAGAAGGGGCGGTAAATACAATTATACGGCATAAAACACTTTTACCGTCGGACGGACAAAAAGTTGATGAAGCCGTTCTTATCAGTCTGGAAACAGGTGAAATAAAACTCATTGAAAAAGCCTACGAAATAAACGGTACAAAAGAATTTTACATGTCCAATTACCTGATTAACTGTACAACTGATTTGTCGGACAACCAAAAGCTCAAAATTATTGACAAGGTAACACAGAAGATAAGCAAAAAATACTATGACGAGGACTTTGACAAGGTAGCAAAGCTTAAGAAGGTTGTATCCGAAGGGCTGGAAGAAAAGAACGAAATACGGGTGGATGAAATAGCTCAGGAGGTATTTGAAACGAATCTTGCCGTCAGGGAAGAGTACATACAGGAGATTCAAAAAGCCGGCCTTACTGAAGAGGCTATCACAGTACCTGAAAAATTGGCAGAGAAAAAATTTAAAACCCATAAAATCAAGACAGATACAGGCATTGAGATAAATTTCCCACTAAGCTATTACGACAACAGGGATATGATAGAATTTGCAAATAACCCTGACGGTTCCATATCAATCATAATCAAAAACGTTGGTAAAATAATAAACAAGAGGTAG
- a CDS encoding tetratricopeptide repeat protein: MFGKFKSSIYVIKANSAYQKGNTQEAINWLEKAYKTGSAKPGIVTTLGYLLLKEGHLDESLKIFKEQINSTSKIKDNDLYSLKSNYALALWKNGELDRAIALYEEIFPNYKNTNVYGSLGYLYILKGNLEKALKFNQEAMEYNNTGAVILDNLGQTYYMMGEYEKADEIFKKLMALSPKFPEAYYDYALVMEKLGDKDRCIENLKNALNYKPNFLSGVTVEQIEDKLKQVETE, translated from the coding sequence ATGTTTGGAAAATTTAAATCATCTATATACGTTATAAAAGCAAATAGTGCCTATCAAAAAGGCAATACTCAGGAGGCCATAAATTGGTTGGAAAAAGCATATAAAACCGGAAGTGCAAAACCCGGCATAGTTACCACCCTAGGCTACCTCCTTTTAAAGGAAGGGCACCTTGACGAATCATTAAAGATATTTAAGGAGCAGATTAACTCCACTTCAAAGATTAAAGATAATGACCTGTACAGTCTCAAATCCAATTACGCCCTTGCATTGTGGAAAAACGGAGAGCTTGACAGAGCCATTGCACTTTATGAAGAGATATTCCCAAATTACAAAAATACAAATGTTTATGGAAGCCTGGGATATTTGTATATCCTTAAAGGCAACCTTGAAAAAGCCCTGAAATTCAATCAAGAAGCCATGGAATACAATAATACCGGTGCGGTAATATTAGATAATCTGGGTCAAACCTACTATATGATGGGTGAATATGAAAAAGCAGATGAAATATTTAAAAAGTTAATGGCATTGTCGCCAAAGTTCCCAGAAGCATATTATGACTACGCACTGGTAATGGAGAAGCTGGGAGACAAGGATCGTTGTATAGAAAATCTTAAAAACGCTTTGAATTACAAGCCAAATTTTCTGTCAGGTGTTACAGTGGAACAGATTGAGGATAAGCTGAAGCAGGTTGAAACAGAGTAA